From a region of the Spelaeicoccus albus genome:
- a CDS encoding DUF5997 family protein, whose protein sequence is MSAQKKPQSMKPETAAKKLGIYVPAAPEEFRSSPVTRDEFDELRTDPPEWLTRLRANGPHPRPVVAHKLGVSISGLARGGVTEPLTTEQISALLSEMPEWLKNERATHARVREEELRAKGRSTGKSAK, encoded by the coding sequence ATGAGCGCGCAGAAGAAGCCCCAATCGATGAAGCCGGAGACCGCGGCGAAAAAACTCGGTATTTATGTGCCGGCCGCGCCCGAGGAGTTCCGCTCGTCGCCGGTGACGCGGGACGAGTTCGACGAACTGCGCACCGACCCGCCGGAGTGGCTGACCCGGCTGCGCGCAAACGGTCCGCACCCGCGCCCGGTCGTTGCGCACAAACTGGGCGTCTCCATCTCCGGCTTGGCTCGCGGCGGTGTCACCGAACCCCTCACGACCGAACAGATCTCCGCGCTCTTATCCGAAATGCCCGAATGGCTGAAAAACGAGCGGGCGACACACGCGCGAGTGCGCGAAGAAGAACTGCGCGCCAAGGGCCGGTCGACCGGCAAGAGCGCCAAATAA
- a CDS encoding YqaJ viral recombinase family protein, producing the protein MKITDAGHEPSALREHAPVPDCLARVVADQTDRIGWLRARAQGVTATDVAKLSTPASVLAAARAKLHGSGFRGNAFTEYGKVREPIIAGWMRANFGIHSSTQLFRSADDPRHLATPDGLGPGDDGALVLAEIKTTVKPFRSIPRHYLRQIWWQQYVLGAERTLFIWEEHRDFVPVGDEPVCRWVDRDDAEIRKLVGLANRLLDEIAAGM; encoded by the coding sequence ATGAAAATAACGGACGCCGGGCATGAACCGTCGGCTTTGCGCGAGCATGCGCCGGTGCCGGATTGCCTTGCGCGGGTCGTCGCCGACCAAACCGACAGGATCGGCTGGCTCCGCGCCCGAGCTCAGGGCGTGACCGCCACCGATGTGGCAAAGCTGTCCACGCCGGCGTCCGTGCTTGCCGCGGCCAGGGCAAAACTGCACGGCTCGGGTTTCCGCGGCAACGCGTTCACCGAATACGGCAAGGTGCGCGAACCGATCATTGCCGGGTGGATGCGGGCCAATTTCGGCATCCATTCGAGCACTCAGTTGTTCCGTTCGGCAGACGATCCGCGGCACTTGGCCACGCCCGACGGCCTCGGGCCCGGCGACGACGGCGCGCTGGTACTTGCCGAGATCAAGACGACAGTCAAACCGTTCCGCTCGATCCCGCGCCATTATCTGCGCCAGATTTGGTGGCAGCAGTACGTGCTGGGCGCCGAGCGCACGTTGTTCATCTGGGAAGAACACCGCGACTTCGTCCCGGTCGGCGACGAACCCGTGTGCCGCTGGGTCGACCGGGACGACGCCGAGATCCGCAAACTCGTCGGGCTGGCCAATCGGTTGC
- a CDS encoding LysR family transcriptional regulator substrate-binding protein, producing the protein MEGTAENAAPRSLTVAYVEGVTPGKWFGRWKSRMPGVALSSWQTDAAGQLTPLREGEADMSFVRLPIDDAGLHVIPLYMEAAVVVMGRDHELTICGDVTQAELDDENVLRADEHGFKLLIELVATGVGVAVVPMSIARLYARKDVVYRPIPDVAGTRIALVWPKEPEAAARDSATDDTAGMKRAELLEEFIGIVRGRTANSSRQPSTRQQQKREQKQRGGQDSGPRGSKKSGKRWGPAGRRPRGRPPRRH; encoded by the coding sequence ATGGAGGGCACGGCCGAAAATGCTGCGCCGCGGTCATTGACTGTCGCGTACGTCGAGGGCGTCACCCCGGGCAAGTGGTTCGGCCGCTGGAAGAGCCGGATGCCCGGAGTCGCGTTGTCGTCGTGGCAGACCGATGCGGCCGGTCAGTTGACCCCGCTTCGAGAAGGCGAAGCCGACATGAGTTTCGTCCGGCTGCCGATCGACGATGCCGGGCTGCATGTCATCCCCTTATACATGGAGGCCGCCGTCGTCGTGATGGGCCGCGACCATGAGCTGACGATTTGCGGCGACGTGACGCAGGCCGAACTCGACGACGAGAACGTGTTGCGCGCCGACGAGCACGGTTTCAAACTGCTCATCGAACTCGTGGCGACAGGCGTGGGAGTCGCCGTCGTACCGATGTCGATCGCCAGGTTGTACGCACGCAAGGACGTCGTTTATCGGCCGATCCCGGACGTCGCGGGCACCAGGATCGCGCTTGTCTGGCCCAAGGAGCCCGAAGCCGCGGCGCGCGATTCAGCGACCGACGACACGGCCGGAATGAAGCGAGCCGAACTGCTCGAGGAATTCATCGGCATCGTGCGCGGCCGCACGGCAAACAGCTCACGGCAGCCCTCGACCCGGCAACAACAAAAGCGAGAGCAAAAGCAGCGCGGCGGGCAGGACTCGGGCCCCAGGGGTTCGAAAAAGTCCGGCAAGAGGTGGGGGCCGGCAGGACGGCGTCCGCGCGGCAGGCCGCCGCGCCGCCACTAG